The DNA region AGCAAGAAGGATTAGGTGTGATGTTGTCAGATGCCGTATGCCCTTTTCATCTACGAATATTTTGCAAAGGGTTGCAAGAACAATTTGATAAGGACTGCCAGATTAACTTAACGCACTTGTATCTGGAACACCAGATTAATTTTAATGCTGAATTGAATACTTTTTTTTACTATTGTCAGTTTACCTTTTCTACTGACCTCATGATGTGAATAATGCACATCTTTTGGCTCAAGTCACTGTTAATTTTCTGAAAATCACAGAACCCAAATGGTTATCTGGATTCCATGTATCTATTGAAGGACCGTGATTAGAAAGAAACTTGCCATATATCTATTGAAGAGCTTCATGCACCTATTTATGCGATTGACATTCAATCCTCTGCATTGTTCATATGCAGAAGCATTCTGAACTTGCCATGTGAACCATAGCAAGATGTTGACATCGTCTCATTGCACGTCGTTTTCGTCCGGATACTCGCTGCTGTATTTGACGTGCGTTTCGGCCACTTTCAGCTTTGCACCCATTTGACATGCACAGTTCGAGAGAAAAACGTTAACTGATTCTTCTTCCATGGACCGTGATTACAAAGAAACTAGCCAAATTAACCTCGTCGCTATTCTAACTTGAGAAGCAAATGCTAACGTTACAGACATCACTTTAGTTTGGGGGTTCGATACCACAAATGGCAAGGTAGGCCATTGCCATTGCCATTGTGGTACCAAGTGTATGTACATTGCACGTGTAGTTGTCAAAATTTGGCAGAGATCATGAGGTGGTTAGCCTCTGCCTACGCCTACCTTGCATGGATGGGTGCCATGGCTACGTCAAAACTCGCGGGGGTCGACGAAAAGCAGGGTGccaggcggcgccggcgccgcccagtcgtcgtcgtcgctggcattggtgtctttgttgttgAGGTTCTTGATGCACCAGACGTCCTCGTCGCAGGAGAAGCGGCGCCAGCgcgggacggcggcggcggccgggtcGTCGGGCGCGACGTCGGCTGCGACGACGGCGCAAGCCGGGTTATTGCGCGCGACGTTGTGGGCGTGGTGGCAGAGGGAGCGGAGCAGGGCGGGGCCCGCCGGGCCGGACAGGCGGAGCCCGTAGAGGAGGTAGGCGCCGAAAGGGCGGAAGATGTCCGGGATGGAGGGGACGCGCATCCACGGCGCGGACCGGTCGAGCGcgcggagcacggcgagcgacGCGCGGAGCAGCGCCGGCGCGCCGCGCACGCGGAGGCGGAGGGAGCGGGTGGAGTCCCAGACGCTGAGCACGGCGAACGACGGCGGGAGGGACGGGTCCGGGTCGCTCTCGATGGCGACGAACGTGCCGAGCGTGAGCTTGTGGGCGAGGAGCGCCGGCATGTCGGCGGGGAGGAACTCCGTGCCCTGCGGCGGGAGCAGCCGCGCGTAGGCAGCCgcggccagcggcggcggcagctggaACACCCGGTGCCCGCGCGGCACGGCCAGACGGTGCGCGTGCACGGGGCGGCCCAGGAACTCCGGCCGCCGGAACGGGGCGTACCCGAACCGGCCCGTGAAGAGCGCCAGCGACGCCGCGTtggacgccgtcgtcgccaTCGTCGCGTGCTCCGCCCCACGCGCCCGGCACCACTCCTCCGCCCGCTTCACCAGCGCCGTCGCGATCCCCAGCCGCCTGCAAGAAGCGCAACGTTTAGCGGCCGTCCAAAGTTCAAACCATGCGGCGGCGGTGGATTCCGGCCAACCAACAGGACCGGTGGGCCCCAGCTAACTACGCGCGTGGGCCCACTTCGCGCCGCGCGATTAGGCAAGCAGAGAAAGTACGTTTGTGATTGAGCAGAAAAACGGGCGCATTGTGCATGCGTCGTGTGAGGTGAGTGAAAACGATCTGCCTACAaaaaagaagacgaagaagaagaagagatgaaaTGAAGCGAAGGAGAGGTGGACACCTGTGAGACGGGGAGACCCTGAGACCGAGGAGACAGGCCACCTTCACGtaagccggcggcggcgacgacggctgCTGCTTCCCGGAGCTGGAGGAAGACGAAGGTGGTTTCTTGCCGCCGCCTCTACTCACCACCTTGACGCAGGCCTTGATGACCCCAACCATCTTCTCCTCCTCGCCATACTCGGCAACCTACGTGCACGCACAATTCATCGATCAGTAAACAGACAGAATCTGATTGTCAATGTCTCACAAGCTAGCTAGCCAGCATCAAGCATTCGTGTACATTAACTAACAATCCTGTCCCGTTAGCTTGAATAGTAACACGATCAAATTGTGGTGTCTAACATGTTGTTTGTTTGTTCATGTGTTGGTTAATGGACGACTAATTAAGCATGCAGCTTGCTGCGAGTAGATTAGTTAGCACTCCACTTACCAGCATG from Phragmites australis chromosome 8, lpPhrAust1.1, whole genome shotgun sequence includes:
- the LOC133927132 gene encoding acetyl transferase GW6a-like, with protein sequence MGAMDGEKKVVLRVREFDMERDLAAAEELDRRCQVGLCGDTEADTNSGGNKRMKKNNKKKKSGMSLCVEQVGDPLARVRHAPEHVMLVAEYGEEEKMVGVIKACVKVVSRGGGKKPPSSSSSSGKQQPSSPPPAYVKVACLLGLRVSPSHRRLGIATALVKRAEEWCRARGAEHATMATTASNAASLALFTGRFGYAPFRRPEFLGRPVHAHRLAVPRGHRVFQLPPPLAAAAYARLLPPQGTEFLPADMPALLAHKLTLGTFVAIESDPDPSLPPSFAVLSVWDSTRSLRLRVRGAPALLRASLAVLRALDRSAPWMRVPSIPDIFRPFGAYLLYGLRLSGPAGPALLRSLCHHAHNVARNNPACAVVAADVAPDDPAAAAVPRWRRFSCDEDVWCIKNLNNKDTNASDDDDWAAPAPPGTLLFVDPREF